The genomic interval AGAGAGCGAGCTGAGCCAGGCACTGCGGGCCGTGTTCGCGGAGCCGGCCCAGGTGGAGGCCGTTCACGAGGTGCCCGGGGGAGAGTCGGCCGCCCACGAGCTCACCGAGGCGGTACGCCGGGTCCCGATGGCCCGTCGCTTCCACAACGACGCCGTCGGCGCCGCCCGCCGGCTCCGCCAGCACCGCAAGGTCCGCTGGTTCCGCCTGGCCGGGCACGCCCCCTTCCCGATGGCCTTCGAGATGGACGACGAGCCGCCCGCGGCCCTGGTGGACCGGGCAGCGTAGACCGGCACCGGGGGCCGACCTGACCGCCCGCCGCAGCGCGGCACCCCGGCGCGGTACCCCGGCGCGGCAAAACGATCCACCGGCTCTCCATTGGCCCTTGCTGTGGACTGGTCCGGTGACGTTTCCTCGGTGCTGCAGCAGTCCCTTTCACTTCAGCGAGGTCAACCCGTGTCCAGCACCGAGAACCAGGCTCCCGAGACCGGCACCGCGCGCGTGAAGCGCGGCATGGCGGAGCAGCTCAAGGGCGGCGTGATCATGGACGTCGTCACGCCGGAGCAGGCGAAGATCGCGGAGGACGCGGGCGCCGTAGCCGTCATGGCCCTGGAGCGGGTCCCGGCCGACATCCGCAAGGACGGCGGCGTGGCCCGTATGTCCGACCCGGACATGATCGAGGGCATCATCGAGGCCGTCTCGATCCCGGTCATGGCCAAGTCCCGCATCGGCCACTTCGTCGAGGCCCAGGTCCTGCAGTCGCTCGGCGTCGACTACATCGACGAGTCCGAGGTCCTCACCCCGGCCGACGAGGTCAACCACTCCGACAAGTGGGCCTTCACCACCCCCTTCGTCTGCGGTGCCACCAACCTGGGCGAGGCCCTGCGCCGCATCGCCGAGGGCGCGGCCATGATCCGCTCCAAGGGTGAGGCCGGCACCGGCAACGTCGTCGAGGCCGTCCGCCACCTGCGCCAGATC from Streptomyces sp. CC0208 carries:
- a CDS encoding membrane protein, which translates into the protein MTATLIWILVALVAIGLYLSWTAGRLDRLHARIDATRAGLDAQLLRRASVAQELATSGVLDPAASIVLYEAAHAARQAEEEQREVAESELSQALRAVFAEPAQVEAVHEVPGGESAAHELTEAVRRVPMARRFHNDAVGAARRLRQHRKVRWFRLAGHAPFPMAFEMDDEPPAALVDRAA
- the pdxS gene encoding pyridoxal 5'-phosphate synthase lyase subunit PdxS, with the translated sequence MSSTENQAPETGTARVKRGMAEQLKGGVIMDVVTPEQAKIAEDAGAVAVMALERVPADIRKDGGVARMSDPDMIEGIIEAVSIPVMAKSRIGHFVEAQVLQSLGVDYIDESEVLTPADEVNHSDKWAFTTPFVCGATNLGEALRRIAEGAAMIRSKGEAGTGNVVEAVRHLRQIKNEIARLRGYDNNELYAAAKELRAPYELVREVAELGKLPVVLFSAGGVATPADAALMRQLGAEGVFVGSGIFKSGDPAKRAAAIVKATTFYDDPKIIADASRNLGEAMVGINCDTLPETERYANRGW